Genomic DNA from Filimonas effusa:
GTGGGAGGTCGATACCCCCGGTAATTTAATGGCCAGGCATTTCCTGGAGCAGGATATCCGCAGTTTTATCATCGCACCTATTGTAAAAAATGAAAAACTTTTCGGCTTCCTCGAAGTAGTGTCTCCAAGAGCAAGAGAGCTGAATAGCATCAACGCAAATAAACTCGACATTATCACCTCTTTTGTTACAGACACCATCGAACGGATGTCCGCTGAACTGGAAAACCAGGTGCAGGCAGTAATACAGGAAGAATACACCACCATCCATAACAGCGTGAACTGGAAATTCAGACAGGAAGCGCAGAAATACATTTTCGCCAGACAGGTAAATGAAACTTATGAATTACAGGAAGTCATCTTCCGCGATATCCATCCGCTCTATGGACAGGTTGATATTAAAGGCTCTTCCGATGCTCGTAATAACAGCGTACAGGCCGACTTACTTCTGCAGCTGGAAACCCTGTCTCTGCTGCTGAAAGAACTAAATAAACAGATAGCAGGCTCACCATTTCAAACCGACCTCGATCAGCTTAAAACATACCGGCTGGCGGCAACACTACCGTTAAAAGCTGGTACCGATCAATATATCAATCATTACCTCGATACGGAACTCCATCCCAGGCTGCAACAGATCAACCTACCCGAACTGTTGCCCGCTATTGACAGCTACTTTGTCAACACCAGCAAAGACACCGGATTGTTCCATCTAAACCGCCGGAAATATGAAACAACCATCAGCACAATCAACAGCAAACTCGCTGCCGTAATAGATCATCAGCAGCAACAGGCGCAGGCCCAATTTCCGCACTACTACGAACGCTTTAAAACCGATGGGGTAGAACATAACCTGTATATCGGATTTTCGATTGCACCCGGTCGCAACTTCACCAATAGCGACCTGCAGGCACTGCAGTTATGGCAACTGCGTACACTTTGCGATATGGAAACAGCACACTATTGTTTACAATCGTCATTACCATACCCGCTGGAGGTGACAACGCTGGTACTTGTTTACCATGGCACCATCGACATCCGCTTCAGGATGGATGAAAAACGGTTCGACGTAGACGGTACCTATAATGCGCGTTATGAAATTGTAAAGAAACGGATCGACAAAGCCTTCATTAAAGGCACACAGGAACGGATCACCCAGCCCGGCCTGCTCTCCATTGTATATTCAAGCGAAGCGGAAGAGCAGGAATACATGAACTATATCCGCCTGCTACAGATCGAAAAAAGACTGCAGAACAATATCGAAAAACAGGAAGTAGAAGACCTTCAGGGCATCTCAGGCCTGAAGGTGATCCGCGTTGCATTCATGCGCACAATTACTCCCGATGATCATTTGCTGGCCAACGGCTGCACACCATAAATGGCGTAACCACCCTATCCATTACCTGCACTCTCCTGACAACAACTTTACATAAAATATGCAATAACTTCATACTTATCCATTACCTGCATTGTTTTAACAACCCTATTCTATACAACTTGTTAAACCCGCCCCCAATTAATCGTTTTAGCTGTTACTTCGTTTAAACAAAACCCGTACGTATGGAAATGATGAAAGCTGCCAGATGGCATAAGGCTAAGGACATTCGTATTGAACAAGTTGAAACACCGGGCAAACCGGCGGCACATCAAATTAAGATCCAGGTAAAATTTGCAGGCATTTGCGGTTCCGATCTGCATGAGTATTCACATGGCCCCATGCTGATACCAGTAGAAAAGCCGTATGCACTCAATGGACACCAGGGAACAACAACGCTGGGGCATGAGTTTTCAGGAGTAGTAGAAGAAGTAGGAGATCAAGTTACACGTTTTAAAAAGGGAGATCGCGTGGTGGTAGAGCCGTTGTTCCGTAACCCGGATAGTGAATTCATCCCTAATGGCAAATACAATCTTTCGGAGCCGCTGGGCTTTGTTGGCTTAACGGCAAACGGAGGTTTCGCCAAATATGTATTGGTGGAAGATTATATGGTTTACAAGATCCCCGACAATGTAAGTTTTGAGCAGGGCGCTATTGTCGAACCTGCCGCCGTTGCTGTATATGCCGTTAAAAACACCGGGCTTGAAATTGGACAAAACTGCGTCATCTTTGGTGCAGGCCCCATAGGCTTGCTTTGTCTCCTGGCTGCAAAAGCAGCAGGTGCAGCCAAAGTAATTGTAGTAGACGTGGCCGAAAAAAGACTCGAAAAAGCAAAAGAGCTGGGAGCTGATGCCGTTATCAGCGGCAAAGAAGCAGACGTGGCCGGTAAAGTAAAAGCAGCCAATGGGGGAGAAGGCCTCGATGTATTCATAGATGCCGCCGGCGTGCAGGTAACGCTTGATGCCGGCATACAAAGCCTCAAAAATGGCGGCGTAGCGCTTATAGTGGCCCTCTTCGGCAAACCGGCAACCATCAACGCCTTTGATCTCGTAGCCCGGGAAATCACCCTTAAAGGAGTTATCGCTTACCGAAACATCTTCCCCGAAGTCATCAACCTTATCGCATCAGGCAAACTCCCCGTCGAAAAGCTAGTCACCAGCAAAATAATACTCGACAACATCGTAAACGATGGATTCGAAGCATTGCTCAACAATCCGTCACAAGTGAAAATACTGGTTGATATAGAAAAAGGATAACAACTCACTAAATTCGATGAGTTGTGCAGAAGCTCCCTACCGAAAGAACTTTTTTTTCCGGCACCCATAAAATGCTGAAAGCCGCCCGGATAACTAGCAGGCGGCTTTCAAAGAAACGGTCTCACACTTGTGTTGTAAAGACATTATTATGCGTATTGCACAACCGTTCTATTTTAATGTAACATCGAGATACACCGAATGACGGCCATATGTTTCGTAAAATGGTTTAAACATTACATCACCAATAGTGAAATGCAACTGCTGAGGATTTCCCTTAATTGATTTACTCAGATCTCCGGCATCCAGGGTTATTTTACGCCACTCCGTTCTTGCTTCCGGCTCCTGGGCCGCCAGTAATATCGGGCCATAAAATAAACTCGCAATGTTCTGCTGATCCATTACCGGGTCAAGGTGAAATTGAAATGGCATTTTCAACTCTATAGTATCACCGTCTTTCCAGTTGCGGCTTATTTTTAGATAAGTTCCCGGCTTTGCATGCAGCTTCTGTTCTGCACCGTTGATCTTTACAAAGAATCCTTTCGTTGCCCATCCCGGCACACGAACATAAAGATCAAATTTACCACTACCGTTTATCGTCAATCGTGTGTTATCTTCCTGCGGGAAATTGGTTTCCTGTGTCACAGCGATGTTGCGCTCCGTCCATTGAAGGGTCGAGGGAATGTATAAATTAACATACAACGCCTGGTCATCTTTACTCCTGAAATAGATTGAATTCTGAAGTTTGGTACTGCTCTCTATTGCAGTACCATTGCAACAGGTAAAGCCACTCATATCCGGGTTGCTGAACTGTTTAACCGACCCAGGCCTTAATGGCACATGATAGGTATTGGCCGGATTGTCCTTGGCTACAGAAGCAAGAATATGATTGTATAACGTACGCTCATAATAATCCATCAACGCTGCACGCTGATCAAATAAGAACAGGTCGCTGGTCAGCTTAAGCATATTATACGAAGCACAGGTTTCGTTTTGCCCCCCGGAAGAAAAGCCATTTTCATACAAGGTCGCCGGCTGACTGATAAAACATTCCGCATTCGCAGGATTACGTGCGCCGGCAACGCCGCCGATGCTGTACATATAATCATTAACAGCTTTGTACCAGAAGTTGTCGGCTACTTTGTAATATTCAGGATTATTTGAAACACGATACATTTCAATACTTCCTACGATCTGTGGTATATGCTGGTTGGCATGTAACCCGCGGAAAATATCTACATTTTTTGCCAGCCCGTGCGAATGTGCCGTATCACCAAAGAACACCCTGACGTTATCGAACAACTGTGCAGTTTTCAGGTATTTCTGTTCCCCTGTGATCCTGTATAAGCGGGCCATGACTTCATTCATACCTCCAAACTCACCGGCGATATAAGTATTCCACATCTTTATAAGGGTATCCTTTGGCAGGCGGCTTAAGCGGGCATATACCCAGTCACTCATCCCAACAGCTGTCGCAAGTGCTTTTTTATTGCCGCTTACTTCATATACATCCATTAAGCCCGCAAGAATTTTATGTAATGTATAGTAAGGTGCCCAAACCTGGTTCTTCTGTCCGCCATATTTAGCACCATGCTCCAGCATGATAAACTGATCCGGAGGATAGGCACTGATAAACCCTTTGCCCCAGTTCCAATAATCCGTCCTTATGCCCTCATCACTAAGATCTGAATCATAATTCGGTTTGCCAGGCCCATACGGAACAAGTGCAGGATCAGACACATGGAGCGAGCTGCCATCTTTCGGATTCCCGGCTAGTTGCGCCAGCTCATAAAGGGTATTTACCATATACTCCATTTTCCCGGCAAAATTTGCCTGGAGCAACTTGTCATATCCCGTGCCGGCATAAGCTTGCGCAATTGCTGTCAGATAATGTCCGGTTGCATGTCCTCTCAATTTGGTATCCTGGCTATCCCATACGCCCAAAGGTTTTGCACCCTGTGGCTGCTTTTGCCCAAAGGCATGGCGGAACATATAAAGAAATGAATTGGGATCAGTTTTAGCTAGTGTATCAATAAACTTGTTGCGGTTTTCTATGAACTGGGTGGCATGGTTATGCGCATCATTTTTAAGCGAAACCTGGTCCAGATTAAACGTAGCCAGCTTTAAAACCGGCGTGGTGATATTGCCGGCGTTTTTTACCGTAATAAACGCCCTTGGCTGGAAATGGGTTCCCGGCACACGACCCGTAACAATATAATTTCCCGGCTTTAGCACAGCGCTGTTATCAATGGGAGAGGGCCATATAACGCGCACATCAGGACCTTTTCGTCCCTGCCGGTAAGTTCCCTTTACATAACTCGGTATCCTTGGAAGACTTCCCACTTCTGTTTCCACTTTCACGTCACCTACCTGAATAAGATAGGCATTGTATAATTGAGCTTCTGTTGGTGAAAAATATGGCAGGTCGTCTTCATGTTTACCCGTTGTATTTACCACTCCGCCATTGACACCCCCACGGGAATTATTATAAATACCGGCAACCTGCCTTCTGCTAAGTGGAACTCGGTAAATGCGGAAATCATGTAGGAGAGCATTCAGGTTCGGATCTCCCGCCAGCAACGACTTTCCGATGTAAAGAAGTCTTTTTTCGCTCGATTGTTTACCAAATACTTCTGTCAGCTCCTGTGGAATATCTTTTGTTGCAGCCACAGGTTTGCTGTCTGCATAAATGATCATAGACTTCGAAGGAACATCTATCACAACAGCAATATGAACCCATTTATGCAGTTCCAGTGCCGGCGCAACAGCCGCGCTGTTATTTTGTTTCCCGGCTGTTATTGATGCCTGGTAACCCTTTTGATCATTTGTTCCGGCAGGAGATGCAACAAAATGCCTGGTGGCATCTTCTCCAAAATCAAATAAACGCTGGCCGGAGGCATTGGAACGAAGATAGATCCATCCGGATATACTGAGCGACTCCAGGTCCGTTAAAGCCGCACCAGGCAATGTAATGAAAGCATCGGCGCTGCCCGGTAAAGACAACACCTTTCCAAAACGATTGTCATTAACAAACTTAACGTCGGCGCTTTGAGCCCTGGCATGCAGGTTATTACGCGACCAGTCTTTTAGATCTCCGTTAAACACATAACGCGCAATCATTCCCGTTTCACCGATCCCATCCAGTATCTGGTCGCCGTTCTGTGCCCGGGCGATAACGATACCCTGGATCATAACAGCTACAGACAAAATGACCCGCAGTAATAGTTTGTAGATTTTCATATTTGCATAATTTTCACCAATTGCCTTCTGTCTGTAGATCCCGCTTTGGCAATTCAAAATGAAACTATGAAGAATCTCTGTGTCGTTATAAGTATATTTTAGCTCATAATCAGATAATATTAACAGGCACTCTTTGCCTATTGTGCTTTGCCAATCATAAACTGGTAAGCAGCTGCCTTATTCCGGTAACCGGCTAACGCGGTTACCAGTTCGCTGCTTGCCTCCTGGTATAAAGCCTGGGCATCCATCAATTCCGTAATACTAGATAAGCCACTTGCGTAATTATCCTGGCTTACTTTTA
This window encodes:
- a CDS encoding GAF domain-containing protein, which produces MELKFHADTPFEMQLSFSAVLEHWEKVAANSPEENAYAVNLLRQAAAFPELRNGITTAAQLQQHAGLLRQLLAPFFPEGLTLNEIKAVSIPYQNVIFNHTERFANILKAAGPEFSIGFADFSEHQFYVSSCCLVLNEFYGTQLDFGKPLFYEIPNEENIVKYYRILYNADFLEIAPTSKAVPISPEEIEQLLNNYDDLDLWKRKFPKGSWCLKGFALMTLFDATVENAVSILKERLLGMNAIGFKDTVQSIFRSIYRIPDLRVGFTTFNPDNEQLIPDAFGQQLPSYMLTQQQPEKACNLLCNNSYSHLITKRTYFAVSDTLQWEVDTPGNLMARHFLEQDIRSFIIAPIVKNEKLFGFLEVVSPRARELNSINANKLDIITSFVTDTIERMSAELENQVQAVIQEEYTTIHNSVNWKFRQEAQKYIFARQVNETYELQEVIFRDIHPLYGQVDIKGSSDARNNSVQADLLLQLETLSLLLKELNKQIAGSPFQTDLDQLKTYRLAATLPLKAGTDQYINHYLDTELHPRLQQINLPELLPAIDSYFVNTSKDTGLFHLNRRKYETTISTINSKLAAVIDHQQQQAQAQFPHYYERFKTDGVEHNLYIGFSIAPGRNFTNSDLQALQLWQLRTLCDMETAHYCLQSSLPYPLEVTTLVLVYHGTIDIRFRMDEKRFDVDGTYNARYEIVKKRIDKAFIKGTQERITQPGLLSIVYSSEAEEQEYMNYIRLLQIEKRLQNNIEKQEVEDLQGISGLKVIRVAFMRTITPDDHLLANGCTP
- a CDS encoding 2,3-butanediol dehydrogenase, whose translation is MEMMKAARWHKAKDIRIEQVETPGKPAAHQIKIQVKFAGICGSDLHEYSHGPMLIPVEKPYALNGHQGTTTLGHEFSGVVEEVGDQVTRFKKGDRVVVEPLFRNPDSEFIPNGKYNLSEPLGFVGLTANGGFAKYVLVEDYMVYKIPDNVSFEQGAIVEPAAVAVYAVKNTGLEIGQNCVIFGAGPIGLLCLLAAKAAGAAKVIVVDVAEKRLEKAKELGADAVISGKEADVAGKVKAANGGEGLDVFIDAAGVQVTLDAGIQSLKNGGVALIVALFGKPATINAFDLVAREITLKGVIAYRNIFPEVINLIASGKLPVEKLVTSKIILDNIVNDGFEALLNNPSQVKILVDIEKG
- a CDS encoding beta-L-arabinofuranosidase domain-containing protein gives rise to the protein MKIYKLLLRVILSVAVMIQGIVIARAQNGDQILDGIGETGMIARYVFNGDLKDWSRNNLHARAQSADVKFVNDNRFGKVLSLPGSADAFITLPGAALTDLESLSISGWIYLRSNASGQRLFDFGEDATRHFVASPAGTNDQKGYQASITAGKQNNSAAVAPALELHKWVHIAVVIDVPSKSMIIYADSKPVAATKDIPQELTEVFGKQSSEKRLLYIGKSLLAGDPNLNALLHDFRIYRVPLSRRQVAGIYNNSRGGVNGGVVNTTGKHEDDLPYFSPTEAQLYNAYLIQVGDVKVETEVGSLPRIPSYVKGTYRQGRKGPDVRVIWPSPIDNSAVLKPGNYIVTGRVPGTHFQPRAFITVKNAGNITTPVLKLATFNLDQVSLKNDAHNHATQFIENRNKFIDTLAKTDPNSFLYMFRHAFGQKQPQGAKPLGVWDSQDTKLRGHATGHYLTAIAQAYAGTGYDKLLQANFAGKMEYMVNTLYELAQLAGNPKDGSSLHVSDPALVPYGPGKPNYDSDLSDEGIRTDYWNWGKGFISAYPPDQFIMLEHGAKYGGQKNQVWAPYYTLHKILAGLMDVYEVSGNKKALATAVGMSDWVYARLSRLPKDTLIKMWNTYIAGEFGGMNEVMARLYRITGEQKYLKTAQLFDNVRVFFGDTAHSHGLAKNVDIFRGLHANQHIPQIVGSIEMYRVSNNPEYYKVADNFWYKAVNDYMYSIGGVAGARNPANAECFISQPATLYENGFSSGGQNETCASYNMLKLTSDLFLFDQRAALMDYYERTLYNHILASVAKDNPANTYHVPLRPGSVKQFSNPDMSGFTCCNGTAIESSTKLQNSIYFRSKDDQALYVNLYIPSTLQWTERNIAVTQETNFPQEDNTRLTINGSGKFDLYVRVPGWATKGFFVKINGAEQKLHAKPGTYLKISRNWKDGDTIELKMPFQFHLDPVMDQQNIASLFYGPILLAAQEPEARTEWRKITLDAGDLSKSIKGNPQQLHFTIGDVMFKPFYETYGRHSVYLDVTLK